A stretch of the Polypterus senegalus isolate Bchr_013 unplaced genomic scaffold, ASM1683550v1 scaffold_2444, whole genome shotgun sequence genome encodes the following:
- the LOC120520125 gene encoding NACHT, LRR and PYD domains-containing protein 12-like, with translation MVQKIMFDCARGTQYQRFAFVFLFKFRELNLLDTETEPQMSLTRLIVRHYKYLNDPKLREILKKPESLLFIFDGLDEYKHKLDFTQEKLCSNPDDFFPVHILVTSLFRRTLLKGCTVLITTRPTALETLDMKRVDRFAEILGFFPEQRLMYFKKFFGDADQGSEAFQYVEENAILYTMCFNPSYCWIICSVLKSHFMTPEEERGAAPKLSLSSL, from the coding sequence ATGGTCCAGAAGATCATGTTTGACTGTGCCAGGGGCACTCAATACCAGAGGTTTGCATTTGTGTTCCTGTTTAAGTTCAGGGAGCTCAATCTCCTAGACACGGAGACAGAACCACAGATGTCTCTGACCAGGCTgattgtaaggcactataaatatcTCAATGACCCAAAGTTGAGAGAAATCCTGAAGAAACCTGAATCTCTCCTCTTTATATTTGATGGACTGGATGAGTACAAACACAAACTGGACTTTACACAGGAGAAGCTCTGCTCAAACCCAGATGACTTCTTTCCTGTTCACATCCTGGTCACCAGCCTGTTCAGAAGGACATTACTGAAGGGCTGTACAGTCCTGATAACCACCAGACCAACAGCCCTGGAGACCCTGGACATGAAGAGAGTTGATCGATTTGCAGAGATCCTGGGGTTCTTCCCTGAACAAAGGCTGATGTACTTTAAGAAGTTCTTTGGTGATGCTGATCAGGGCTCTGAGGCTTTTCAGTATGTGGAGGAGAACGCCATCCTGTACACCATGTGCTTCAACCCCTCATACTGCTGGATTATCTGCTCTGTGCTGAAGAGCCACTTCATGACACCTGAAGAAGAGCGAGGAGCTGCCCCAAAACTGTCACTGAGCTCTTTGTGA